CGGCAAGGCCCCCGGGAAGGATCCCGGGGGCCTTTTCCGTGGGCGGCGGCGGGCCGGCTAGTCGCGCACCGGCGCCGGCCCCATCTCGAAGGTGAGCACGTGGCCCCCGGTCAGTTCCGCGTGGGTGACCCAGCGGCGGTCGAGGGGTGCGCCGTCCAGCAGCACGCGCTGCACGAAGGGGTGGTCGGCGGCCTGGTCGACGGTGCGGACCTCGAGGGTGTTGCCGTTCTCGAGCCGGACGCGGGCCGCGACCACCTCGGGACTGCCCAGGTCGTAGCGGTCGCTGCCGGGACACACCGGATAGAAGCCCAGCGCGCTGAAGAGGTACCAGGCCGACATCTGGCCGGCGTCGTCGTTGCCGCAGAGACCGTCCGGCCCGGTGCCGTACATGGTCGCCAGGATGTGGCGCACGCGCTCCTGGGTGCGCCAGGGGCGGTCGGACCAGTTGTAGAGGTAGGGCACGTGGTGGCCGGGCTCGTTGCCGTGCACGTAGTTGCCGATGATGCCGTCGCGGGTGATGTCCTCGGTGTGGGCGATGTGGTCGTCGCCGAGCTCCATGGTGAACAGCGAGTCGAGGCGCGCACCGAACGCCTGCGGCCCGCCCGCCAGCTCGACCAGGCGCGGCACGTCGTGGGGCACGGCCAGGCTGTAGGTCCAGGCGTTGCCCTCGATGAAGCCCTGGTCGTGGGTGGCCATGACGTCGAACCCGGGGCGCCAGGCGCCGGTGCGGTCGCGGGGCCGCATGAAGCCGATGCGGGCGTCCCAGAGGTTCTCGAAGCTGCGGCTGCGGGCGTCGAAGCGGGCGGCCGTGTCCGGGTCGCCGGCCAGGGCGGCCAGGCGCGCGAGGCACCAGTCGTCGTAGGCCAGTTCGAGGGTCACCGACACCGACGAGCGCGACGCCTCGTCCGGGATGTAGCCCAGCCGCGGCAGCTCGCCGACCCCGTCGAAGTAGGGCACCGAGGCGGTCGTCGCGCAGGCGGTGAGGGCGCGTTCGCGGTCGATGCCCGGTGCGGCACCCTTGACCAGGGCGTCGGCGATGACGGACACCGCGTGGTAGCCGATCATGCACCAGTTCTCGTTGGCCCAGTGGCTCCAGACCGGCAGCATCGGGTGCACGCTCTGGTCGTAGTGGGCCAGCATGGAGGCGATCATGTCGGTGTTGCGGCGGGGCTGGGTCACGGTGAACCACGGGTGCAGGGCGCGATACGTATCCCAGAGCGAGAACACGGTGTGGTTGGTGAAGCCCTCGCTGCGATGGAGGTTCTGGTCGAGGCCGCGGTAGGAGCCGTCGACATCCTCGAACACGACCGGGCCCAGCAGGGTGTGGTACAGGGCCGTGAAGAAGACGTCGCGACGGGCGTCGTCGAGCATCGCCACGTCGAAACGGCCGAGCTCGGTGTTCCAGGCCGCGCGGGCGGCGGCGCGGACACCGTCGAAGTCCCAACCCGGCGCCTCGGCGGCCAGGTTGGCCAACGCCCCCGCGGTGCTCACGCCCGACAGGGCCACCTTCACCTGCAACGGATCGCCGGCCCGCGCGGGGCCGAAGTGGAAGCGCGCCCGGATGTCGCGGCCCGCGAACTCGGGAAAGTCGTGCTCCTGGTCGAAGCGCCGGTAGAAGCCCTTGTAGGGCGTCTCGTCGAGCCGCACGTGACCGTACGAGCGCAGCGGCCGGTCGAAGGCCATGGCGAAGTAGACGGTGCGGGTGCGGGCCCAGCCCGTGGTCTGCCGCCAGCCCGTGATCAGGGTGTCGTTCTCCACGCGCACGAAGGTCCAGACGTTCTTGCCGTCGTAGTCGTAGATGTTCGCCGCCAGATCGACCAGCAGGCTCATGGAGTCCCCCGGCGCGAAGGCGTAGCGGTGCAGGCCGACGCGGGTGGTGGCCGTCAGCTCGGCGCCGACGGGCCCGCCGGCGGCGCCGCGCAGCGTGACGGCGTAGGCGCCCGGGGCGGCCGCCTCCTCGGCGTGGCTGAACGTCGCGACGGGCGGATCGCGCAGGTCGACGCGGCCCGCGGCCACCGGCAGCACGAGGATGTCGCCGAGGTCGGAATGGCCGGTGCCGCTGAAGTGGGTGTGGCTGAAGCCGAC
The sequence above is a segment of the bacterium genome. Coding sequences within it:
- a CDS encoding GH92 family glycosyl hydrolase produces the protein MKRPLARAASLLLLTAFCVAGPALAAPPAADPAAWVDPLVGTARMGHTYPGATVPFGFVQLSPDTRRVTMYDADGRYTGEAYPYCAGYQHADSTIVGFSHTHFSGTGHSDLGDILVLPVAAGRVDLRDPPVATFSHAEEAAAPGAYAVTLRGAAGGPVGAELTATTRVGLHRYAFAPGDSMSLLVDLAANIYDYDGKNVWTFVRVENDTLITGWRQTTGWARTRTVYFAMAFDRPLRSYGHVRLDETPYKGFYRRFDQEHDFPEFAGRDIRARFHFGPARAGDPLQVKVALSGVSTAGALANLAAEAPGWDFDGVRAAARAAWNTELGRFDVAMLDDARRDVFFTALYHTLLGPVVFEDVDGSYRGLDQNLHRSEGFTNHTVFSLWDTYRALHPWFTVTQPRRNTDMIASMLAHYDQSVHPMLPVWSHWANENWCMIGYHAVSVIADALVKGAAPGIDRERALTACATTASVPYFDGVGELPRLGYIPDEASRSSVSVTLELAYDDWCLARLAALAGDPDTAARFDARSRSFENLWDARIGFMRPRDRTGAWRPGFDVMATHDQGFIEGNAWTYSLAVPHDVPRLVELAGGPQAFGARLDSLFTMELGDDHIAHTEDITRDGIIGNYVHGNEPGHHVPYLYNWSDRPWRTQERVRHILATMYGTGPDGLCGNDDAGQMSAWYLFSALGFYPVCPGSDRYDLGSPEVVAARVRLENGNTLEVRTVDQAADHPFVQRVLLDGAPLDRRWVTHAELTGGHVLTFEMGPAPVRD